The sequence aacacatgtcaaagttgcaaaactgtTCAGGTGTTAGGATTTGTTTTACCTTCTGTCATaaatgggtttatttactaaagctaaagAGGTTAAAATTAGTCAcaattctgcacagaaaccaaactTCAGATTGTTAAATTAAACTtgagcaataaaacctggaagccgattggattctctgcagaattgtgactagttttgccctctctagctttagtaaataaactccaaaGTAGTTAACCGCTTCCCACCTGGCCAATGTACATAAACAGCCAAGCGAGAGCTACACCAGACTGAGtgggcatacctgtacgtccagggccgtctttaccgcagggcaaatggggcaggtgccctgggccctgtcactgttgggggcccaaagcaaccccctttgaaaaaaaaaaaaattatatatattttttatttctttttttctttttattaaagggcccagaggtccccagggccccggatggctacaccccttttttatatatatttttctttatttctttctttatttctttttttgtaaagggccccccgcttctaaattcgcggcagcccccccctgcttctcaatttcaggcggcagcacccccccccatcccggttctctgctccagggggcccatccctgaagctgtgtaagtggccccataattcctgatggcggccctgccgcccgttaagcccctgtgctgcccacaaatcaggctgaaaatcatcagcggcacgcagccagtgacagtactgcttcccttcccagtgttttaaaatgtacagcacccctggcttccctttagacgtgcacttctcccttcctgccactgggtgctgcttgtatataaaagtgaattagaatgtgattttataacatccccagtttgctcttcccgaggccgacttcttcatgtcctgctcctcaaggtatgtcactgtttgctaatctatattgtaaatagaagttttctgtagagtgtgcccaaagtctttataatatttgatgattcactgcaggtctggtcagtgttttaaaaagttcctctattttacacatggcatggcatggggtcactgcaccgtctgtccattctgctttagcaccatgggaccccatgccatgccatgtgtaaaatagaggaactctttaaatcacagaccagacctgcagtccatgctgagtaaggcctcagagcacatggcattactgtctgtatttaactgcttgatgggcttattttgggcctggctggttcacatgtatgtgttttggaggcccacatttgcgcaggcacagcagcccattcatttgaatgggccgccatgcctgcgtttcctgcaaagaaaagcgcatacctcatgtaataggctgtgcacacggcacatctatgcccatcaagcactgaaatacagcactgtctgtccattctgctgtctgctgtgacttatctgcagttcccgcactgtcaaacttgctgcatttttagacgtttaggtcacgcttttaaaaacacagtgcgtttgtgtgtgcaagaactgcaggtaagtagcatggtgcaaaagcagaatggatttcaaggcaactgtatttttaaaatgctgaatgcacctttattctgcaggaaacaaaggcatggcagcccattcaaaatcaatgggctgctgtacctgcacaaatgaggaccgcccaaaacatacatgtgtaccagccaggcccaaaataagctggaggggggcccaaaaaaaatgtttgcccagggcccaaaccatattaaagacggccctgtgtacGTCCCTCAGAACAAGTGCCCACGTGCGGTCCCCAGGCTAGGGATGGGAGCGGGTACCTTGTTTttgcaggtacctgctcccacttgcaCTCAAATCGCCTAGGTGATTCAAGTGAAAgttcagtacccccccccccacctgcaatcttctgggacatatgACAGGTCTCATGAGGCTGCGGGATCATTCACAGAGCGTAGTGGGAAGCCATATGCGAGGCCCCCAGCTCCCAACAGTTACCATGTCAGCGCCAGGACCACGAAGAACCAGCCTAGGGGAGGACAGGGATAGATCCCTGGATAGGCAAGtgtccgtttattaaaagtcagtaacaGCTGCTGCCGTTTAATTTTTGCTCCTCTTTAGGTGTGCATTATAACACACTGCAAAAAATGTTGCATTATGGATATTTTTTTGGGCACTGATGTGCATTACAGCCCATTCATATTGAACAGGCTGCCCCAATTGATGCAATTGCATGAAAATGTGCAGCTATTAAGCAGCCCTCTGAAAGTGTTGAGGGCTGCACATGAGGCCCTCTAAAATGTTCAAGCTGGCCACTACTGATCTAAAGGCACTGGTATCTAGGCTAAAACAAAGATTTAGTTAAGGATATCAAGAAGGTTGGCTGCAAAGCAACAGTACAAATGGTAGGGCACATTGATTAAGAGCAGCAGTTGTTGCAGATAAAGAATGCTTTAAACCCCACTCTGTGTTACAAAATGTGTCCTGTTcttcaaacaaacaaaacataaatgatatactttaaaaaaaatatatattataatttgttaCATTACCTGTATCTTCACCATACCAGTCCCCCTGAATGTCCATCATATTACTCATTGAAACACTTCCTTCCTCTTGTCGGGACTCATAATCACGCGGGAAATGATGCCCTTGATCCTCTTTTCTCTGTGCAGAGCTGTTGCGGAGGAGAGCCTCTAAAAACTGTTTCATATGATAATTATTACATGTTAGGTCCATATTGGAGCTACCCTGTGGACTTTCTTCACCCTGCTCCATGCCAGATTGTATCTGATATGGTTGGATACCTTCTGTTACTTCCACAACATCAGAATCAAACTCCTCTTTGGGTTCCACTGCTTTACTAGGACTTTTTTCTTCTGGAGAGCCTTCACTTGGGGGATCCTTCACCGTCAATTCCTCAGAATTGCAGCTACTACAGTCTCCACAGGGTGCTTCCTTCTGACAGTCCCCCTGACCTGTTTTTACAGTTATATTTCCGAGCGCTGCTCTACCACCACTTATACCATCACTCCCACTATCAGCCTGTCCAAAGGAACTCTCTCTTTCCATTTTCCTGCAGATATCAAGGGAAGACCGTATGTAAGCCTTACAAAAGTTAACAACATCAGTCATTTGGAGGTAGCTTGCTGCACTCATAACCTCAATTACATTCTCTCCACTCAGGTTTAACTTCCCTGAGTATATAAAATCCAGGATGGTAGAGAAGGCCTCAGAAGTGACAATGTCCAGAGAGGCAGTGCTATGCCTTCCACTGTCTTGAATGTAGTGAACTAACATGGCCCGGAAATAACCACTGTTGGCAAATAGAACATTTCTGTGTGCTTTAAATATTCGACCTTCCACAATGATGCTGCAGTCACAGAAGAAATCTCTCTTACGCTGCTCATTCAGCTCTCCAAGAAGTTTGGTGTAATATGACGGCATCTCCATGACTCTGAGATGAGCAATTTTGAATAACTGTAAAAGAACCACTTGCTAATTACATTTtggtatttttaaaacattttcttcAATACATAACATTGAAAGGAACTCCCTATTCAAGACCCCACGCTTTGGAGTGTAAAAACCATGAAAGCTcaatataaaaacaacaaaacaaataacaatattaaacctaaaaatatgtaaatatattaTGACTCATTACTGCTGCTATCTTACATTAAAAACGAAAGATCTCATTCCGTTTTGAAATAGGAGTTTATCCTCTATAcgaggggtgtccaaacttttttcaaagagggccaaatttgatgaagtgaacatgtgtgagggccgacattctttgaaccattaaaattaaatgcaaatgaactaatacactgcccaacaaaaaTTCTCATgcttttgtggctgtgtgtggtcaagagtctaaggatgagcttgggcgtgttatttggatataccgtatttatcggcatataaaacACGCACCTTAACTGTATGggtgaagtttcaggaaaaaaatgacattttaaataaagaattgtgagggtcagtgcccatcaatgcagcctcaccattgccatgaatgcacaatctgaatgcagcctcaccattgccatgaatggagcctcaccattaccatgaatgcagcctctgaatgcagcctcactattgccataaatgcagcctcaccatttacatgaatgcagcctctgaatgcaaaAGAGAtctatatccaaattaccagtggggccgcattaaactggaaagagggccggactttggacatgcctgctctatacTACTCCAAATTCAAAGTAGTGATGTGACTTATTACACCATCATTAGTGAACAAACATAACATAGCCCATACAAAGTCcataaactgtgaaaaaaaatcgCGCTTCCATTGGGCAATTTTCACACTTCACCACTTGTGCACGTAAAGTCCTTCTTCCCTCAGGAAGAAACTCACCGGAGCAAGTTGCCACCCATTCTTATGACTGGTACAAAAATCGCTTTTACTCCTGCATCTGGCTCACATAACATAGGGAAGAAAAaaagcctccaatagtgtaataaAATCATCCACATTCGTTTAGGGACATTCAAGTTACTTGGAGTTACTACCAAACCATATTCGCATTCATTAAAATGTTCTACAGCTCTACACCCTAAAAAGGTTTCCATGACATCTTACAACAACTTAGTCAGGCCATATATGGTTTATAGCCTGCTGAACCGACCAAGATTCAAACTGCTTATGGGCAggttgaatgtaccaagttgttcaatcaacttgggtataacCAGCATGCCGGGTTTTACCtgcgattatcactagtggctgctatggccactagcaataatccccGTCTTCTCCCAGCGGGGACAGCTTACCCCTTTGGGAGAAGGCAATggcccagcaggagggattcccataTCAACACtgtcaagcaattttctttcctgcaatcccgtggttgcaggaaagaaatttgcactgtgtATGGCCGACCTTAAGAGTGATTTCCAAGCAAAGTCAAATAGAGGTTAGcacgggacaaaaaaaaaaatggctgatctAGATAGCCACACTGGCCTAGATTGTATAAGTGCCAGACAAATGTATGCCAAAATGTAGGTTCCATAACTGTAGAAAGACCTGCAGAATACTGCTCTGCCAGTTAAGGAAGCTTTAAAATGTCTTGGCAAAAGATGATGGCAATTCATACAAGGTCAAGCCACTTCTTCAAAGTGTGTAAAAGATTAAAGTTGCTCCTGGCAAGACCTAGACTTTTTTTACAAATCTATAAAAAGGCTTCCTTATAATGAAAAGACCTTGATTAAAGCTGAAGGTTAATCTTCTTATACTTGCCTCTCTTCCCCCATTAACAtgctaatacattttttaaacaaaacctgTTTTTATTTCATACTTTTTTTCTTAACTCAAGGATCTGCTCACCGAGATCACAAAATGCAGTGAAAAAGTACCCAgttgcaaaatagcaggggttGCTGGTATTGTACTCCTGGTCATTTTGTCACTCGTTCCATCATACAAAAATAGTTGTGGGGAGTCTGCCATTTTGAGTCCTACCAAGTTTGAGCTACATTCAAGCCTTGATGAaggaaatagggggggggggtatttgcccTCAAAAGCAtaggctttttcttttttattttcccatTTAACTTGAATATAAATAAAGGACTTTTGGACTATTGTTTGGTGCTCTTCCTGGCCCACTTACAAATGTGTTTTTCTATTCAAGTGACCCCCTTTGTCTTGCGAGGGctcccgttttttgttttttttataattctttattttatatatctttttcttttatcatatacagaaaataaaatacagccATTTCAATTTCCTCAATGACATATCAACCATGTTTAACATTAACTAAATATCTCACATTCCATATTTTGAATATCTGCATTTTATATCATATCAATTTTTCCTTTCCTTAATTGTAGTGCATTCTTTTACCTATTCTTACTACCCTCCACTACAATCTTCGAGAGAGCATCTTTACCATCAAAGAGCAATagtttcccccccacccccccccccccccccaaaaaaaaaaaaaaaaaaaaaaaacaacaagaaaaaaaaggaacagattctcccccctctctccagcccctcccgccCCCTCTAGTTATCACAACCCCCATATTCAATATATGGGGTCCAAGTCCTCAAATACTCCTCCTCTCGCTCCCTGAGTCCCATGGTAAGATTTTCCATCAATTGAATCTCATTTATTCTGCTAAACCATTGTGTTTTTGTTGGAGGAATCGTGCTCTTCCATAAGATTGGTATGCACGCCTTAGCTGCCGTTAATAAATGTCTTAATAAGGATTGTTTATACTTTTCCAGAGACAGTGAAATATCGAAGAGCAAAAATGCTTCTGGTCTATCACCTAAATTTACCCCAGTAATCTCTCGAATCGTCTCCGAGACCATATCCCAGAATTCCTTTAATTTTTGAcagctccaaaaaatgtgtatcatgGTCCCTTCTTCTTTCTGGCATCTCCAGCACAAACTTGATGTATTCGGGAAGATCCGATTCAATAACTtcggtgtcctgtaccacctggtcAGTACTTTGTAACCCCCCTCCTGGTATCTGGATGCAATTGACGCTTTATGTATAAATGAAAAGATCTTGTTTTTCTGTTTCTCTGAAAACTTTATGCCCAAGTCCCTTTCTCATGCCTGTATAAAAACTAATTCTTGGGGTGCACTAGAATCAATAGATTGTACATATATGATAACATATGTCTCTTTGGTTCTTTCTTTAAGCAGATTTCTTCAAATTTCGACGGTGGTCCTATCTCCTCCTCTCGGATTTTTAGAGAACCTATGAAGGTTCTCAGCTGATTTCGTCTCCATAAGTCTAAATCCTCACCGTATGCTTGTTCCATTTGATCGTTATGCATCACATGATTATTGGTCATAAAGTGTGTCAGTCTGCTAATTCCCTTCCGTCTCAGATTGTTAAAACATCGGTCTTTAAGACCTGGCTCAAAGCTTGGGTTGCCCAAAATGGGTGTCATTGGGCCGATGTGTTTCAGCAAATTTGTTTTCTTAGCGATCTTTCTGATCACTCTAAGAGTGGCATTTATCGTTGGGTGTTTTTTTATACTCTGAGGAATCTTGCTTTCTGCTATCCATGCCAATCCTTCTAATGGAATGTTGCACATCTCACGTTCCATATTAACCCATGGTTTGTCTTCCTGATGTGTGCACCAGTCTGCTATACGTGCTAGGTGCGAGGCGTCATAGTAGCCTATGGGGTCTGGAAGTCCATCTCCCCCCTTTTCTTTCGGTAAACTCAGTATGTTCCTCCGCACTCTTGCAGATTTACCTGCCCAAATAAATTTCATAAATCTGACTCTCATATCTCTTAGAAATCCTGTCGGTATTTTTATTGGTAAGGTCTGGAACAGATATAGTATTCTTGGCATTAAATTCATTTTTACTATATTAATTCTGCCGAACCAAGAAAAAATTTCTTTGTCCCACTTTTGTAGGTcaagtttaatttgttttatcaAAGGAGCAAAATTTAATTCAAAAATCCTACTTATCTTCTTTGGTATCTTAGTCCCTAAATAGTCTACATGAGAATCTGTCCATCTAAGGGAGAAATTAGCTGTTAATTGTTGTTTCATCCGACTCTCTACCTCCACTCCCATAGCTTCCGACTTGTAATTTACTTTAAAGTTAGATATGtctccatatctttttatttctgcaaATAGGCATGGTAACGATGTTATTGGGGCGGTTATTGTGAACAGTAGATCATCGGCGTACGCTGCTACCTTGTATTCTTCTCCCTTACCTCGTATACCTTTTATATCTGTGTTTGCTCTAACAACTCTCAGAAATGGTTCCAGTGAGAGGATAAATATaataggggagagggggcatccctgtcgggttCCGTTCTGAATGGAAAAGCTATCCGATTTTATCCAATTTATTTTTACCCTTGCAGTAGGGCAAGAGTAAAGACTCATAATCCAATTCTGTAATCCCCTTCCTAATCCTATATGTTGCAGTATCGCTTTTAAAAATCCCCAATCCactctgtcaaaagctttttccgcATCCGCCGAAATAATGATTAGTGGCTTATTAAGTTGTTGGGCTAGATGTATTGTACTTATAACTCTTTGGGTATTTTCTCTGCCTTCTCTACCTGGCGTGAACCCAACCTGGTCTGCGTGTATCAGGGCGGGGATATACGTCAGAATTCtatcggccaatatccttgcGAAAAATTTTAAGTCCACATTTAGCAAGGATATTGGGCGGTAGCTCGCGCACTGAGCAGGGTCCTTCCCATCCTTGGGAATTACTGCCATTTCTGCCATTAGAGTTTCCGCCAGCATCCTATGTCCATCACGAATTGAATTGTAAGCCGAGATAAACTTAGGCGCAAGCTTTTCTGCGAATATTTTATAATATCGTAGTGTGTATCCGTCAGGGCCTGGGGCCTTTCCCAGTTTTAATGATCTGAGGGCACCTAAAAACTCCTCTATTGTGATTGGTCCATCTATTTTCTCTGCGTTCTCTGTCGTTATACTGGGCATCCCTGAATCctttaaatattcttttatcTTTTCTTCTCTGTCAGATATTTTTGCCTTTGATGATTTTTTATCCAATTGATACAAGTTTGAGTAGTATTCTCTGAATACTCCCGCTATTTGCTGCGTTGATCTAACTATTTCATCTccttgtgttttaattttttctatcCGGTTCCGGGCTTTCGTCTCTTTGAGTGCATTTGCCAACAATCTGCTAGGTTTATTCCCGTACTCATAATATACTCTTTTACATCTACTCAATTTAGCTTTTGCTTTTTCTGTTAACATAAGATTCAGTTTTTCTCGCAGGCCCGTCAGCTTTTCCTCGAACCGCTGTGTCTGCGCTTTTTTATGTGCCATTTCCATCGTACGGATCTCTCCCAGCAGAGTGTTGAGTTTAGCACCCAGAGAGCGTTTTCTGTGTGCTCCTAATGATATAAGCACGCCCCTTAAATAACACTTGTGCGCCTCCCAGATATACATTGGACCTGTTTCCTCCAGGTCATTAATATCAAAAAAAGTATCTATCTCCCGAGCTAGCTGCTTCTCATATATTGGGTCTTTTAGTAAAGACTCGTTTATTTTCCAATTCCATCCCTCTGGGCCTCTCTCTCCCCACTCTATGCTACAGATTGTAGGCGCATGATCTGATATGGTAATTGATCCTATTGATGCATCTCGCAAACGAAAAAGAATATTCTGATCAATAAAAATATAATCGATTCTCGTGTATGTCTTATGTTTAGCGGAAAAAAAACTGTAGTCCTTATCGTGTACATTCATAATCCTCCAGCTATCCACTAACTCTGCATCTTGTAGCATCGATTTTACTTTGCGTAATTTTATGTTAGATATGTGGGATCTACCCTTTGATACATCAAGTGTCGGTTCTAATGCCATATTCAAATCTCCACCTAAAATTAATGTCCCCTCTTTATTTTGTTGTATAATTTCCAGATATCTTTCCAGAGCAGGTATGGGATTCACATTGGGTAAATATAGATTTGCCAGAGTGACCTTTTGCTCCCCCAATTGACCCTTTACTATCACCATCCGTCCTTCGTCATCTGTTATTAGATCGGATTCCTTCCATGACATTTGTTTGGAAAACATAATTGCCACTCCATTTGCCTTGGATGTCTGAGAGGCACCATGATACACAATTGGAAACTTATAATTTCCCAATTTTGGGATCTTATTTTTTCtaaagtgtgtctcttgcagAAAAATGACTTGTGCTTTGTTTCTGCCGAGTTCCGCCATTAATTTTGAACGCTTTTCTGGACTATTTAAGCCCTTTACATTATAAGAAATAAAGTTAATTGTATCCATTTTGTCCTCTTTACTCTTCCctcccgccgccccccctcctccgaCTATCTGAAGCGTATACAAAAAGTTCTCAAATATTCCACAAGGGAATCTGAGGTCCCAAAGAGGGGAAGTGgcgagagggaggagggaggaagagggagagcagggagagaggagaagaagggagaaagaagagagagaggagagagggaagagaaaaaaaaaaaaaaacacccccccttgCCCGTCCCTCGGAGGCTGGTCACTCGTCCAAGCACCCGAGTAGTTTACTTCCCTTTCCCTTTTAACTCCAACCACTCGGTCCCTATTGGTCTGTCAACCTATAGGGCACCCAGCTATAAGCAGTGgtatggaagagagagagggaagaaaaaaaaaaaaaaaaaaccctaccccTTGAGCGCCTCCGGCTTACCTCCTCCTGGAGGAGAGGCGTTACAAATGGGGAGAGTGTATGTGCAATACGGAGCGTGAGGTGCCTCTGGAGCCCAGGGCTCCCGTTTTTTGACAAGCAGCCAAATTCAAGATATTAGGCTCACTGACATATTTTAAAGAGTAAAGATTTAAGTTCAGCACCTCACTTCCACCTCCCCTTGCTACATGCTCTTAGGCCGAATCTGCACAAGCATCAAAAAGGGGAACTTAACATGTGTTTGTGACCCCTCCACCTGCTTGATCTAAAAGTGCTGTCAAAGCTGTAAGGCTTAGTACACCTGAATGGGCACTTTTCACTTCTACCCTCAGCGAATTCCCCAAGAAAGAAATGAGAGGTACAACATGGCTGTTGAAAGCTCTCCTGGATCCAGTATCCTTCCAGAATCAGCCTTaatgcggaggttcaccctaaaaacatgtatataccattacattcagcatacttccgacatatacagtatgctgtttttttttttttttttcgctgtacataccgtattattgttcttttccacccggcttctcactcccgcgggagtaggcattcctatgcagcagcataatgtcacctgggacttagccTAGATGATCGACGTGCTTGATAAAAAatttcccccggcggataagcgcgtcacgagtttccgaaaatagtcgaactgggagtcggctctatacggcgcctgcgcacagactaggcgccgtatagagcgagtacccggaaaccgggtggaaaagaacaataatacggtatgtacagcgaaaaaaacaaagagcatactgtacatgtcggaagtatgctgaatgtaatggtatatacatgtttttagggtgaacctccgctttaagatgaacTAAGCAATATGAGAATCTACCTAAACCAGCCAATAAATTTGCGTCCAATCAAGCAGACTCTTGCACTATATGCTTTATTAATGTgcctcatatttttttattacactgctaTCTGGAACAGAGGAAGCAAAACCCTAGTAACAAATGGTGTAAATTTTCAAAGTTAAtttacgtttttctttttttccatcgTAAGGTGAACACTTGGTATAAACAGTACAAGGTCCAGAGCATGTATACCGCATTAATACATCAAAGACTTACATCACACAGGAATGTAATAGCTTCAAGGAAATGAAAAGGTTCATCTATCAAAAAGGTACAATAAGCAAAGGAATTAACAGCAGATAAGTAACCCCCAGAATAAGGTTGAATGGGGCCAAGCCCGGCATATCCAACTATGGAGCCCAAAGTTTGTCAAATTTACCAAAACAGCCCCTGTGCCGATATATAATTTTTCAAATCGAGGGGTATCTCCCATTTGGGATATCCATTCTTTCAATGTGGGAGGATCTGATGATGTCCAGTACTGTAGAATTCACTTAAGGGCCTGGAAGAGTGCCATATTTATGGCCTGTTTATGGATGGCTTCAGCAAAGAGATTACACAAAATTCCCATAAACATTGTTTTGGTTCCTCACACACCTGGACCTGAAAAACTTTGTAAAAAGTAGCTATGACTACCTTCCAGTAGAGATGTCATTTTGGACAACACCACAGAAGGTGCATAAGATCACCACGATCCCCACTGCATCTTGTACAGGTGGGGTTTTCGCTCATTCCCATATGAAACAGGAGTGTAGGGTACCCTCAAAAGTAGATACAGTTGTAACAAGCATTGAGCCCCATTCAAAGAgcactgtaatgcctcgtacacacggttggacttttgaccgtgcaaaagtctgccgcCAGTCCgtctggaaaaaaagagaacaggttctctatctaaggtccgtcggacttccaacaaaaaaagtccgatggaggctacacacggccggactttctaagaaaaaaagcctgtctgactttttctaaaaatgcctaaaataaataaaacaaaataagcaTAAAACACGCGGAAATCTAGGTCCTGTACCTTTAGAAAGAACAGCAAAATACAGCAAAATTCCGTACCTTTAGAAAGAACAGCAAAATACTGCTCTGACAATTAGGAGAGCTTCAAAGGGCCAAGGCCAAAAACGATGGCAATGCATACAAGGTCAAGTCACTTCTTCAAAGAGCGCGTACAAGATCAATAAGCTCCTGGCAAGACCTGAAAAATGTTACAAACATATAAAAAAGATGATTCCTTACACAGAAACACATACACTAAAATTAAATATGGCAAAATATTTAAATGGTATGGTTGACTTTAATGTCATCCTATGCATCTACATATACTATCTTAATGTACATTCTATGCATCTacactaaaggggttgtaaaggttcatgttttttcactttaatgcatcctatgcattaaggtgaaaaaacatcttacgATTTGTCCCcttccgttttacttacctgagccctagaaGTCCCGCGTCGCGAACGCGCTCTTCCTCTGCCCGGTCttttcggctcttcattggatagattgatagcagcgcagccattggctcgcactgctgtcaatcaaatccgatgatgtggggggcagggccgagtcctgcaatTATCGGCTATAGACACCGAATACAGGACTCGgaagcgcacccgcaaggtaacccccttgggagagcgcttcccagagggggttatctgaggtgGGTAGGAGCCGGgacagctgccgtgggaccctccgtttggggcagtttggggccactctgtgcaaaacgagctgtacagtggaggtaagtatgacatgtttgttatttaaaaaataaataaacctttacaaccactttaaa comes from Rana temporaria chromosome 2, aRanTem1.1, whole genome shotgun sequence and encodes:
- the ZBTB8B gene encoding zinc finger and BTB domain-containing protein 8B, whose protein sequence is MEMPSYYTKLLGELNEQRKRDFFCDCSIIVEGRIFKAHRNVLFANSGYFRAMLVHYIQDSGRHSTASLDIVTSEAFSTILDFIYSGKLNLSGENVIEVMSAASYLQMTDVVNFCKAYIRSSLDICRKMERESSFGQADSGSDGISGGRAALGNITVKTGQGDCQKEAPCGDCSSCNSEELTVKDPPSEGSPEEKSPSKAVEPKEEFDSDVVEVTEGIQPYQIQSGMEQGEESPQGSSNMDLTCNNYHMKQFLEALLRNSSAQRKEDQGHHFPRDYESRQEEGSVSMSNMMDIQGDWYGEDTGDVLVVPIKLHKCPFCPYTAKQKGILKRHIRSHTGERPYPCEICGKRFTRQEHLRSHSLTVHRSNRPIICKGCRRTFTSSLSPGLRRFGLCDSCTCVTTTNEDSHQASHAEGASESMDKDEGDGDWPIYIESGDENENDNENEVAEEDVEDKEQIHREVLM